The DNA window AAAGATGGGAATGGTCTTTCAGCAGTTCAATTTGTTTAATAATCTGACCGTTTTGAAAAATATCACGCTCGCGCCGATCCTCGTCGATCGCAAGCGTTATTTCGCCGCGAAGAGAAACAACGCGATCCTGCCGAGATATAACGCCTATCTTGAAAAGCACAGCGACAAGATCAAAGCGAAGATCGATAAAAAGATCGCGAAACAAAAGGAGATCGTTCGAAAATGCGACGAGCTTTTGAAACCGATCGAAGAAGAATGGGCGAAGACGAAAAAGACCGTCGAACGCGCGGGCAAGACTTTCGTTACTTACGACAAGGCTTTGACGCGCAAAAAACTCCGCATCGTTACCAAGATCGAGAACGCCGAGCGCGCGATCGATCGGGCAAAATACCCGGAGCCGAAAAAGTATATCGACTTCCCGTATAAGGACGTCAAAGAAATAAAAAAAGCAGCGGAAGAAAACGCGATGCGTCTTTTGAAGCGCATCGGGCTCGAAGAAAAAGCAAACGTCTATCCTTCGACGCTTTCGGGCGGGCAAAAGCAAAGGATCGCGATCGTTCGCGCGCTTGCGATGAACCCGAAAGTTATGCTCTTTGACGAACCCACGAGCGCGCTCGACCCCGAAATGGTCGGCGAAGTCCTCGACCTCATCAAGACCATCGCCGAAACGGGAATGACGATGATCATCGTTACGCACGAAATGGGCTTCGCGAGAGAAGTCGCGTCCCGCGTCTGCTTTATAGACGGCGGCAAGATCAAAGAAGAAGCTCCCCCCGAGGAATTCTTCGCGAATCCCCAAGACCCGAGACTGAAAGAGTTTTTGTCGAAGGTGCTGTAAGTCGATAAACGCGATTCGCCGCAGGGGCGGATATTAAAAAAGCTCGTTGTGATCCAACGAGCTTTTTTAATAATTCATCGTTGCTTTGTCAAATTTTATCGTTATTCTTTATAAAAACTGCAGCACGCTTTTCCTGCGTTTTTGCTTTCGTAAAGAGCGACATCCGCGTTCTTCATCAGAGATCTGTCAAGTTTTTTCCCAAACGCGACTCCTGCGCTGAGCGTCACCTCCGGCGCGCCGTTTTGCGCTTCTGCGGTCAAAAAATCGTTGATGCGTTCGTATTTGCTTTGGATGATCGTTTTGCTGTTTTCGTCAATGCCGAACAGGGTTACGGCAAACTCGTCGCCTCCTATGCGGAAGATGCTGTCCGCCGTGCGGAAATTTTCACGCATGGCAGTCACCACGCTTGTCAAAACCTTGTCGTCCGCAAGATGCCCGTATCGATCATTGATCTGTTTGAAATTGTCGATATCCACGATCAAAAAAGCAAGTTGCCCTTCCTCTGCCGTGTTGAGGATGTTTTCAAAAGCATTGCGGTTGAGCGCACCGGTCAAACCGTCGTGTTCCGCTTTGAACTTCAAGCGTTTTTGACTGCGGCGGTTGGATTCGTACATCAAGTTGTAGGCATAGGCAAACATTTTGATTTCGTATCCGCCTTGTACCGGGAGGGGCGCGTCTTTTTCGATATAAGGGATCGCGCGGATGAGCGGCGTGAAGATGCGGCTTGAAGTTAAGATTACGATCAAAATGGAAAGAGCGATAAACGTGGCGATCAAAATCAGCTCGTAAATCATGGCGATGCGAAGACGGAACTCCGCGCCGTCCTGTGTCTTTTCAAGTTCCTGAACGAGACTTTTTACACAAAGATCGACTTCGCTTGAGATCGTCCCTTTGGAAGAAGTGTAGTTTCGGTCAAAAAGGATATTGGTTGCAAGTTCGGCTTTCCCCAAAGCGGAAAGAGCTTGTTCTTCCTCCGTTAAAACTACGGTGCGAACTCTTTCGTCGTACGTGGAAAGGTCGTCCCCCGCAGATTCCGCTTTGAGACGCATCGATTTGAACTCGGTATTCATCAAATTGCGGGATTCGATCATTGCTTTTTGCAAATGTTCCGCGGCGGGAGAGTTCGGAAAATTCTCTTCAATAAAATCGAGGGCGTCATCGCGGCGGCGGTTTTCGTCGGCTTCCGTGAAATAGGCGGTCATATGTTCCGCAGCGCCCGTTGCCGCAAAGGAGCGGGCCTGATCGGTAAGATAATCGGAAGAAACGATCATTTCTTTGGATTTTTCTTCCCAAGTGACGTAATTTTTTGCGACGTTGATCAGGTCGCGATAATTCATCCAGTTAAAAACGATAACGACGATAAGAAGAGCGGAAACCAGCGCCATAACAATGGCAAAAATAGTAACCGTGCGCTTCAATGGAATTCCATGCTTGCGCACTTGCGAAAAATCTCCCATAACCCCTTCCCATCTTTTGTTTTTGAAAACGTTTTCTCAAGATTATACTTACTACTACATAAATTATTAGGATATTTTCGCGCGAATGTCAAATAAAAATGGTGAAATAGCGATAATTTTGTAAAGAATTTCAGGAAAACTCTACCAAAAAAAAGATATTTGAAGAAAAAGGGTTTACACAAAATAATAAGTAAATATATAATATATATGTATAATTTTGTGCGCGCACGTAAAGAGGAGTTGGGATGAAATTGTTTGGCAAGCACGTTTCCGAAAAAGACAAGAAGGAGCTGTTGATGCAGCTTCTCGCCGTCGTGCTGTCCGGCATTTTTGTCATTACGCTTGGGGTGGTCAGTTTTGCCTGGTTTTCACAGAACGTCTCCGTGGAAAACTCCGGTATGCAGGTTGTTGTCTCTTATGAAACGGTGGAGCTTTTGATCGACAGAACGACGGAATACGACGACTCTTCCCGCTATGAAGGCATGGTAGGAGCGGGCGGCTTTAAGTCGGTGCTTGCCGCAAAAGAATTTGACTTTACCGAGACGTATACGGCCGAAGCGCCCTTGCTCGCTTATGAGCTTATTGTGGCGGAAAACACCTTCGAAAACAAAAAGTATTTGGTCCCCGGCGCGTACGGTATGTTGACATTTTACATTCGCCCGAAAACGGGACACGACGGCGACACGGTGTTTTTCAATCTTTTCTTCGAAGGGTACGCAAACTTTTATGAGGAAGGGCAGGCGGTTTCTACGATTCAACAGGTCACCAAGGAAAGCGTTTGCAATTTGTTAAAGGGGCATATTTTGTTTTTTAAGGAAAGAACGGGGGCGGCATATGCCGATTACGTTTATACCGAGCAGATCACGGGAGGCGCTTTTAATTATGATATGTCACAGCACGCCAAGTGTTCCGATCCCGGCAAAACGGACCTTTATAAGGTGACGTTGTACTGGGAGTGGCCGCTCACCTACTATGCCATCCGTGACGATCTGTCTACCGAGTCCCCCGCAACGACAAAAAAATATCCGACGGAGACGGGGGCGTATGTTGCAAACAACCCTCTTTACTTCTACCCCCCGAGTGCGGCGATCGCGACGGATGAAGAAAAAACCGACGCCTATAACGACGGCGATCAGTTGATCGGCGACAACGTGGAATACTTTGTCGTCCGCATCGGCATTGTTTGAGGAAAAAATGAAAGGGAAAGGATTGTTACAAGCCCAAAAGATTGCTTTCGTCCTGCGTTTGTTGGTCGTAACTCTTCTTATGCTCGGCGTCATAGGCGCCGCCACGTTTGCTTGGTATTCTTTCCGTGCCGGGACGGCGGCGTATGTCCCCGTTTTCTCCCCGGAAGCTTTGTACATCGGCGCGGGACACCGCGACGTGGACGAGGACGTTTACGAAGACATTCGATATTTGTACTTCAACGGGCTTGATGCCGAGGGCGGCGACTATGTGGACAAAGTTTTCAGCATTTACGGCAAGGGCGTCGGTGCTTACAAGATCCAAATCGCCTACACGACAAACAACTCGTTTTCTTACAGCATTTTTCATGCTACGGAATCAAAAACCGAGACAGAGGGCGCTGTGCAGTACGTCACGCACCAAGTTCCTGCGGAGGCGTATTTTTATACTGCAGACGGCGAAGCGATCGCGGGGACTTATTTGAACAGGACGGAAGAAGACGGAAAAGGAATCGCCACTTCCGACTACCATGCCGCCACGTACGACTCGTACTCTTCCGTTCACAAAAACGCGGAACCCATTTACTGGCAGACGACTTCTGCCGAGATGGGGAATAACAGAGGAGATTTTGTCAACTACTATCTGCTTCGTATCTATAAAAACGGCAAAGCCACCAATGATCGCGAAACCGACGTTCTCTGTATTGCGGCAAAAGCGGTCACGGTGCATGAATAAGAGGGAAAGATGAAGGAACGCAAGGGGAAAATCACATTCGTTTTGTTGATCGTGATCATCGCGGTTCTTCTTGTCGCGGGTACGGCGATGGGCAGTTATGCCGCCTATATCGGCAGCCGCAGCGCTCAACGTACCGTCGCCACGTACGACGCGCAGGGGGAAAGATTTTCGTCCAACACGTTGGTCAGAGGATACAGCAGGGATAACGTCAAAACTCTTTACGTAACCGATTCTTCCGTTGTGCCGGCGTCTGTCGTTACGATTTGTAATTATGAAAGGGGGAAACAGACGCTTCCCAACTCCGAGCCGATCACGTATTCTTTGCTTTTCCGATTTGTCAAACACGATCCTTTATCGGATGCGGGGTATGTTCCGGTGGACGCCGCTTATATGACGGCGAACGCTTTGACCGCTTATACAGCAACGCTTCGCTTGGGGTCGACGGTGGTCACCTTGAATTCTTCGCACCTCAGCGACAACAGCTTTTCGGGGGCGTTGAATGCCAACATCGCGGATTCCGATTCGTATACTTTGACCTTTGGCACGGAGTTCGTTTCCGGAGAACAAGCTCCAAACCTGTACGTCGAGATGGTGGCTACTCCGCAAAACGTGGGATTGCACGCGATCGGCGGAATTTTTAAAACCGGCGTACGCGCGCCGGGCGCGGCCAATTCTTGGACGGGGGATTTCAGCGACGATAAGGCAAACGCGCCCTCTGTTTACGACGGATACAATTATCTGATTACCGGCGTCGGCGAAGGGACGGTCACCTTGACGTGGGATAATACCCGCGTTGAATTGAGCGATTATTCTAAACAGATCCTTCTTTCCATTGAAGGGGCGACGCAAACGGGCAGCAGTGTAACCTTCCGCGT is part of the Clostridia bacterium genome and encodes:
- a CDS encoding amino acid ABC transporter ATP-binding protein; this translates as MEEKEKKPLIEVKYLTKKFDDLLVLNEISTTIYEGERVVIVGPSGGGKSTFLRCLNVLEDPTSGEIIFDGDDLTDLKININVCRQKMGMVFQQFNLFNNLTVLKNITLAPILVDRKRYFAAKRNNAILPRYNAYLEKHSDKIKAKIDKKIAKQKEIVRKCDELLKPIEEEWAKTKKTVERAGKTFVTYDKALTRKKLRIVTKIENAERAIDRAKYPEPKKYIDFPYKDVKEIKKAAEENAMRLLKRIGLEEKANVYPSTLSGGQKQRIAIVRALAMNPKVMLFDEPTSALDPEMVGEVLDLIKTIAETGMTMIIVTHEMGFAREVASRVCFIDGGKIKEEAPPEEFFANPQDPRLKEFLSKVL
- a CDS encoding GGDEF domain-containing protein, which gives rise to MALVSALLIVVIVFNWMNYRDLINVAKNYVTWEEKSKEMIVSSDYLTDQARSFAATGAAEHMTAYFTEADENRRRDDALDFIEENFPNSPAAEHLQKAMIESRNLMNTEFKSMRLKAESAGDDLSTYDERVRTVVLTEEEQALSALGKAELATNILFDRNYTSSKGTISSEVDLCVKSLVQELEKTQDGAEFRLRIAMIYELILIATFIALSILIVILTSSRIFTPLIRAIPYIEKDAPLPVQGGYEIKMFAYAYNLMYESNRRSQKRLKFKAEHDGLTGALNRNAFENILNTAEEGQLAFLIVDIDNFKQINDRYGHLADDKVLTSVVTAMRENFRTADSIFRIGGDEFAVTLFGIDENSKTIIQSKYERINDFLTAEAQNGAPEVTLSAGVAFGKKLDRSLMKNADVALYESKNAGKACCSFYKE